Genomic segment of Terriglobales bacterium:
ACGGCCTCGCCTGTCACCGTGATGGTGTCGGTCTTTGCTTCGATCCGCAGCGGAACGTCCCAGTTCAGGCGCTGGCCGACCGCGAGCTGCACCTTCGTGGTGAGCGTCGCAAACCTGGCCTGGCGCGCGCTCAGCTCGTACTCGCCCGGCGCCAGCCCGGAGATGGCGTAGAGGCCGTCGCCATTCGAGACCGCCTCGCGCACCACGTTGGTCGCGGTATTGCGCGCGTTGATCGTGGCTCCTGCGACGACGGCGCCGGTGGGGTCTCTCACCACGCCGATGATCGCGCCGCTATTCGACTCCTGCGCCAAACCGAGGGAGACGAAGAGGGCGATGACTGCAACGGGGCCGAAGAGCCGAGAAGCCTTCATGGGGTGGTTCGCTCCTTGGATGGAATCTATTTCTGGAACAGGTCCTTCTTCTTCTTCTTTGCCGGACCGCGCCACTGCTGGAAGAGCACTCCGCCTTCCCAAAGCTGCTTCAGCGTAGCGAAGCTCTCGTCCATCATGGCCTGCGTCGCCTGCGACTTATGGCAGCCGATGTCCTTGCGCGCGGCATCCAGGTCCGCCTGCGTGAACGCGACCTGGGCCGTCAGCAGGGCAGGGTCGGTCGGATACATCTTGAAGCCGTACCACAGCGGCGCATTCGCCACGC
This window contains:
- a CDS encoding carboxypeptidase-like regulatory domain-containing protein, with product MKASRLFGPVAVIALFVSLGLAQESNSGAIIGVVRDPTGAVVAGATINARNTATNVVREAVSNGDGLYAISGLAPGEYELSARQARFATLTTKVQLAVGQRLNWDVPLRIEAKTDTITVTGEAV